Sequence from the Gloeocapsopsis dulcis genome:
ATCAGTTCACATTATGAATACACACAATTCGGTTATTGAAATTTTCGTCAGCCAATAATCGCTCCATTTTATTTTACTTGGGCTGATGTCGCCGCGTAAGTAGGCGATCGCGTATTCCAATTGGATTAAAACTTTAGAGATTAGTTCTTCTCATCAGTTAAGCGTTTTAGTTTTCCTAAGCGGTAAGCAGTCAGTGGACTATTACGAATATCTGCTTCTAGCCGAGAGTTTAACTCCTCTAAGTCTAAAATATGAATATCCATACGTTTAACGAGTTCGCGCAACTTGGAAACTGACTTGACTCTTGTCTCTAAGTTAGGAACTCTTGGTTGATTACTCATACATTTTTCTTTCCTCTGTGTTCTCTGCGCACGCCAGTTCGCTCAACGGAGGAAACCTCCGCACCTTTCGCCTGGCTCCTCTGTGGTTCGTTCCAATCTTTAGACAAAAATAGTAGAACAAGTAGATTTACAGTTTTATCTGTAATTCAGATTACATGAATTTATTTATATTACTAGCATTGTCTACGCTAAATACCTTGAGTAAAAATACTCTGTGAAGATTTTGCATGAATGCGATCGCACCCACAGCAGTTCTTTGTTAAACGCTACAATAACTGTGATTTTCTTAAGCACAAATTGATACTGTTCGATGTCAAGCTCAACATACTAAATTGCCTTCACAACAGACTTACTTTTCAATTCAGCGGTAGAATATTTAACTTGTGGCAAGGAAGCAGTTATGTCAACTGGTAAGCACAACAATGCCATTCTCAGTCAATTAAAGCAGGGGCAACGATTGCAACCACAAAGACAATGGCTGCTACGTAGTCTAATCGTGATGCGGCAGAGAACTTCAACATCAGGATTCGTCTTGCCTACAGTGGCAATGGTGTCGTTGGTAATTGTCCTGCTGACAACAGCGATTTTGGTGCGATCGTTTGATCGATCGCGTACTGCAAGTAATCTCAGAGTTAGTGAAGCCGCTTTAAATGCTGCAACTCCTGCACTTGATCGCGCTAGAGCAAAAATTGATGCTTTACTGCTCGATCAAACACTACCACAAGTCACACCAACCGATGCCGAACTAGAAAACGCCCTCAACCGTAATAGCTACACTCTTGGTGATGAAACTCGTTTAAAACTGGCGCAGAATATTACTAATCGTAACCAAGATAACAATTTAACAACGGCTTGGAAATTTCCAGTTGATACCGATGGTAACGGTAGATTCGATAGCTATACGCTTTATGGTATTTATTTTCGCAGTAGTACCGCAGAAGAAGCACGAAACCCTTTGCAAGCAAGAACACCACCAATGCAGGGTGAGTTGTTAGGGAGAGAATGTGAAAATCTATTTAATAATAGCGATCGCTCTTTAGGAGACTCTGGATGGTATCAATCTGGAGAAAAACTTAGTAAGAGTTTCTTTATTTACACTGCAACAGTTCCCATTACAAACCCGCCAAATAATAATAGTTATGAAGCTTATCGCGGAAATCGCAGCTTTTATGCGTTAGAGTTTCAACAAGATCGCAATCGCGTCCCGTTAAGAAATCATGCGGCGCTGTTTCAAAACGATCTAGCAATTACTCCTGATTCTAGTTTTCGATTGAATGGCAGAATTGCAACAAATGGTAACTTATTAGTTGGCAGTCACAATAACGAAACTACCCGATTTTATCAAGTTAGTAGTCAATACTCTTGTTTTTATAACGAAGAAAACGGCAAGATAACTGTCGGGGGAAATGTTGGTTTAGGAAACGCTGCGGATACAGGCGATCGCACAGCAATAAATATCGATTTATTCAATGGATTTGCCAATAACCCTATAACAACAGCACTTGATCGCAATATAAAATCGACAACAACCATAGGCGGGGAACAAGTTAGTTACAACGATGCAGCTTATAATCATCGCATTGCTTTAATGAAGCAGACAGCGTTGGATTACCACCCCAACTTTGAACGCCGCAACACAATAAATGAAATTCCACCAACTGTAGAAAGTGTTGCAGCTGTAAGACAATATCCACCAGAAGTTAAAGCAGGCTTTGAAGCAGCCATTGCAGATAGTAATAATCAACGCGGAAGTAGTTTAAATGCTTGGGATATTCTAGGCGATCAAATCGAGACGTATTTGAGAAATCTGACTCGTCGCGTACCTTATGCTGAAGTTGCGACAAGCGATCGCCGCAGTGCTTTAGAACAATATGATTTTGATGATGATGGTATTGATCCAAATGTATTTACTCGCGATACAATTGAACCCCTGCTAGAGTGGCGCGAACCAACACAAACGAATACTCAATTAACGCTGAATCAGTATAACTTACCGCAGACACAGCCAGAAAAGCAGCAACAAGAAGGAAAAGAAAGTTTTGTAGGCGATCGCATTGCTGTAGGAAACAATCTTCCGACTTTCTGGAAAAAGACAGGGAACTTCTTTTTAGGCTTTAATGAAAAGCAGTTATTTGCTAATGGTGTCAACTGGAATAACCCGAACACCCAACCGCGTTATCGCACAACTCAAACCTTACCGCTTCCTGATAAAAGAATACTCCAACGAAATGGATTTTGGGAAAATGCAGCCGCACAGCAACTTTCTACAACCTTAACAGGTGCGGGTGGTTTACGAATTATCACAGGTGCAGGAATTTACGATCGCGCTGCTTCTTTTTTACCTGAACCGAAATTGGAAGAAGGTGTCACACAACCACCAGCTTTTAGAACTCGTTCCTTTAGCGGCGATCGCAATATTGTTGTTTGGTCTGATACGCTACCGATGACGGGTGATGCTGAAGCTAGTGACAAAAAAGGCGATCTTCAGATGCGTGCTACAGCAGTATATCATTACATAGATTCAAGATATACCGGAACAGATTATATTGAAAGAACTCCTACAGCGTGTATTAGTAGCTACTACGATCCTACAAGTGCAACGACTGCAAGAAATCTAGCTGATTTACCTGATGTCAGTGGTGTTATCTCTGGTGCGCAGCCTGCAAATGGCAGATCCAATAATGGTGTAGTTTATCCGTCTCCTTATAATGATATTGGCGCGCGAGAAGCTGCAATTAATCAATTTCGAGAACAACTTAATTTTCAAGCAAGACTGATTTTTCCGAATGGGCGAGTTGTCAATCAACCCTTGCGCGATGCTTTAGTTAAAATTGACGACAATCGGACGCGATCGCTAGCCGATAATTCAGCGATCGATACGGCAATTTGTGCAATTAGAATTTTAGATAATAGTCTTTCTCCTGTGGGAAATCCTATCATTCCGCATGGGGCGATTAAGGAAGCTACTTTTCTAGACGCCAGAGAAATTAAAGCTATTGATAAAGATAAATCACTAAGAAACTATGACTTAGAACTAGAAAAACGCCAACCCTTAGAAGTTCGTGTCACTGATATTGATTTAGGCTTACTCGCAGAAACAGAAATTGGCAACGAAAGAAACCCTCAAGAATACCTTTTACCCAATAGTGGCATTATCTATGCCAGCCGTGATGACGCATTAGCAGATTTGAGCGATACAAGTAGTGAAGCAACATTACTTAGTTCCAATGATTTTATTCTCGATCCAACTCGTCGTCCCAATGGAATTCGTTTAATTAATGGAAGTAACTTAGCTAGAGACGAGAATTATCGAGAAGTAGAAAAAGGCTTAACTTTTGTCACAAATTTACCTGCGTATATCCTGGGTGACTTTAATTTACATCAACAGCCGATTACCCGAACTCCCACTGAAGAATTTTTAGAAAGACTGACATCAAACTGGACTAATTTTTATACTCGCAATACAAATTTTGATAGCAACTTTGCTTGTAGAAAAGAACAACCTGGTTGTGGAAATAATGGCGATCAATGGCGTCCTGCAACTATTGTTTCTGATGCAGTCACAGTATTATCTAATAGCTTTGTCGATGGTTTTCGTAATGATGGAGACTACGATCTAAATAATTATATTGGCAATTCAGTCACTACACAACGTAAGAAAAATGGGTTTGTCGATAATAGCTTTGCTACCAGTGTTAATAGACAAACTGATAACAGAAGTAGAAATTCTTATTTAAATAATGGTGTGACTCCCATTCAACGTCGTACTAATTTTCCTGAGTACGTTATGGAGATTTGCCGTAAAATTCCAGTATCAGAATGCAAGCCTAATGATTGGGTAGTAGGATACGAAGGTAACAAAGATTTAAAAGCTGCAAGTCTACCTGAAAAAGCAAAAGCAGCTAGATTAATGGCAGGTACAACAGCTAGACCTGCACTCAACCCTGAAGATAGACGTTATCCACGGCGAATTGCATTTCAACGTAATGAGTTAGGTACGCTAGAACTCTCAGAATTTGAGAATGTCTCTACTCCCATACCAATAGGAATTAATTCAGCAGATGAAGTTGCTTTCTTTCCTTATAATACTTATAACAGTGAGCGCCCGAAGTCAGTAAATAATGCCTTATGGTTTAGAACAACGAGCGATCCTGAACAACCTGATAGTGCGCCTAGTTATCAAAGCGATCAACCATTAGCATATACACCTAATACTCAACTTATTTCACCTTCTACTCCTGATATTGGTGCTATTAGTTTGAATTTACCAGAAAACAATCCTGTTTCAGGCTATACAATTTGTACAATGTCAGGTAGATACTTTAAGCAATACGAATTTATCAGTGGAGAAGCGCTACAAGTACTACCGAGTGAATGCGGAACAGACGCCCGAAACCAAATTCAATCTGTATATGAAGGTTTAAGAAATCTGAACCCAGATACTGATACAACTGATGATGTTGTTAAAGTAACACCACAAGGAAATTATCAACCAGGACAGGAGACAATTATAACTGCTAATGATAGTAAATCTATTAATATCGTTGATATAGGTGTTGAAAGAATACCTACTAATAACACAAATGCAACAACAATTAGATTAGTTGGTCGAGAAGACTCAATATTTATTATCAGAAACACCACAGGACAATTACAGTTTGGTACTGGAGGAGAAGATCATCATGGAGTAAATATTGAATTAGTTGGAGTTAGTCCTAATAATGTTTTTTGGGTAATTAATGGAAATTTAGTTACAAATCAAGTTGCCGATGATAAGCGTCATTCGCTAGCAGGGACTTTCTTAAATAATAATGCTGGTACTCCTGTGTTAAAAAATGTTGAAATTAATGGTCGTTTACTTGGATTTCAAGATGATTTACCTCAGAAAGGAGAAAACTTTACCGAAGGCAGTAAAATTACTGCAATTACCTCAGACGAACAACCTCTATTAATTCCTGTTTTACAAGTACATAGCCCTAACGGTTCCCCTGGGGGAAGTAATTTGGATCGCGGAAGTGCAGAACTTCAAGATGCGTGGTTGCAAACTCCAGAAAATGATACAACTGTCAATGCTGTATTTGTCTCAGGAAATAGCCCTAGTCGTCCAGGAGAAGAACCCGCAGGTTTACAAAATTTTGTCCGATTATTAGAAAATTGGCGCAATAGAACATTAAATATCAAAGGTAGTTTTATTCAACTACATCACAGTGCCTATGCTACTGCACCATTTGCCCCTATCTTAGCAAGTAAATCTACCGCAAATGACGGCAGCTTAAGCGTTTTTGACTACAGTTTTACACAGTATAGAACCAACAACGGTCAATTCATTGGTACATTACCCTACTTCGCAACACCAAACCGACAATGGAGATTTGATGTCGCACTTTTATCGCAGTCACCAGATTTGTTCGCCCAAAAGTTTACGCAACCACAAGGAACTTCGGCTAATGAATTTATTCGTGAAGTTAATCGTGACGATCCTTGGATTGAAACGTTGCTATGTGCAGCGCAAGGTTCAGGAAATAATTATACTTATGCAGTGGATGAAAGCGATCGCCCCAGTAATTGTCCCTCATTAAATGCTTACCGAGATACTCAAACTAACCTCATGCCATGATTCCTCGTTCACAAGATGGATTCACAATTGTTGATGCTTTAGTCGCGATCGTCGTCGTGGGAATTTTGATGAGTGCGATCGCACCTGTCATGGTACTCTCTGTCGGCAACCGCGTACAAGCCCGTAGAGTAGAATTAGCAACCCAAGCCGCAAAAACCTATCTTGACGGTATTAGAAACGGCACAATTCCACCGCCAAATCACACTGTTGTGTTGAACGAAGTTGATTCTACTAGTGCCACCCGACAATTTAATGCCCAGCGCGTTACCTTTACCGATGCTGCGGTTCCACCGGCTAGTGGTTTAACAAATTGCACCCCAACAACACCAAATTACCCATACTGCCCAAATTCCCCAAATCTCAGTTTGTACTGTATTGATTTTGATGAAGCGGCAGGTTGTAGCAGTGACAGTATACGTGACTTCGTTGTCCAAGCATTTCGCAGCGCCACACCAACATCTACCGATGCAACAAAAGGTTACTTATTAGGTGTGAGAGTTTATCGGGCTGATGCTTTTAGTGATAGTACACCCCTTGTGAAAAGTGATGTCGATACCAGACGAACCCAAGCAACCTTTACTGGAGGATCAGGCGATCGCAAAGCCCCACTGATGGAAATCACCACCGAAATTAGTACTTCAGAAACTCGATTGCAAGATTTGTGTGATCGCCTTGGTGGTTGTCAACTTTAGTAGTAATACGAATGGCGATGATAGGACAGCTATGCCATGATTAATTCACTTCAACTGCTTCGGTACATTCATACGAAACCAAATCGTGGCTTTACCTTAATTGAACTGCTAGTAGGTATTGTCTTAGCGGGATTAGTTATCACGCCATTAATGACTTTTATGCTCAATATTTTAGCAACACAGCGACAAGAGGAAGCCAAAGCTAATACTGAACAGGAAATTCAATCAACAATTAATTATATTACCCAAGATTTAAGGCAAGCAATTTATATTTATGATGCCGACGGTTTAAATAATACATCAACTGATATCTCGCCAGGAATTAGAAATCAAATTCCTCCTTTAACACCTGCGCCAGGGTGCGATACTGATGCAAATTGTACGCCAGTCCTCGTTTTTTGGAAGCGAGAATTTAAGCCAGAAGTTTTTTCGCAGTGTACAAGTAAATCAATTAATTGTTTGGCTAACCCAAGACTTAATGACACTTTTGTCTACTCATTAGTAGCATATTACTTAGTTGAAAATCAAGCAGATGGAACTAATTCTACTACTGCTCGCATTGCTCGATTTCAAATTAACGATGGTGTCAAAGATCCGAGAAATTCTAATAGCTATATCGAACCACCGGATGATGGTTTTCAGTTTTTTAATTTAAGAGTTCCTGGAGCAACTTTAAAAGATAAGATGAATCGCTGGCAGAAAGCTAATCAAAACTATACTAATAGCGTAGCCACACTCGTCGATTTTATTGATACAAGTACTAGCACAAAGCAAAATTGTCCAGATAATACGCAACAAGTTCCCGCTGTCGCAAGTGGCTTTTACGCTTGTGTAGACTCAATAAACACAACAGCACAAGTTCACCTCAGAGGAAATGCGATCGCGCGGATTAGAAATGAGGCAACGTGCGATCGCACTTCTGGATATTGCCCTAGTGTCAGCGTTCAAGTTCAAGGACGAGGATTACTAAGTCGTAATTAATAATTACTTATTCTTAGCTATTACCATTTTTCAGAATTATAAATATAGTTAACTCAAAACTCAAAACTATTTTTATTCAAGTATGTCAAATGAACAATTAGATTCAGGTTTTACATTAATCGAAGTTATTGTAGCTACCTTAATTATTGGAATCTTATCGGCGATCGTTGTACCGTCTTGGTTAGGTTTTGTGAATCGTCAACGGATAAGTGCTGTTAACGAATCGATTTTACGAACTTTACAAAACGCCCAGCAAGAAGCTAGAAAGCAAAAAATTAGCTATAGTGTCAGCTTTAGAACTAACAATCAAATTCCTCAAATAGTAATTCACCCTAGAGGTACTACGCCAAGTAATACAGATTGGAAATCATTAGCTGAAGAATTAGCAATTAATCCACAACAAATTCTGTTGGGAACTAATCTTGATGGTGACAGCATTGCTACTACCGCTACAACTTATGCGGCAAATACAACACAGACAATTACTTTTGATTTCAGGGGTAATTTACCACGCGATGCTAGTTTTGGCACAGCTGACAAAGGTTTAATTGTCACTGTAGCCCTACCCCGCGCCAATAATTCCACAGAACCTATGGCGGGCACAAGACGATGTGTTGTTGTCAGAACTCTTCTTGGCGCAATGCAAACAGGGAGAGAAGATCAGTGCAATGCTAGCAGCTAAGCTGCTTCAGCTCAAGGTTGCTCCCTCAGGGACTAGCGAGTCGATTTGTTGCGAGGTTCCTCCCTATTGTAGAAATCGACATCAAGCTAGCGTAGAGCTAAAGGAGAAAATTAACATAAAGTTTCACTAATCACTCAGTTCTCTCTTGCTCAGGCATCAAAAGCGTTTGGAAAGTGTAATTTCGGACTAACTTTGGGTATTATTACATTATTCAAGTTTCCGATCCTTATCAAAAGTAAACAAATTGCTCAGTGACATGATATTGATATTAGAGCAGCTTAATCTCTAACTGTCACTTAACAGTCATTTATTATGGGTTTTGCAGATGTGTCCATTGCAGAATTAGCAACGGACTACAACCTCACTGTAGAAGAAGTATTTTTTTTGTGCGAGCGGCTGGGTATTGCTTATAAGTCTTCTAAGACTCGTCTACCCTTAGAGGATGCCAAAGCAATTATCTCTCACGCAATCGAGAAGAATAACTCAGATTCTCAGGAGGAGGCTGCTTCATGACAAAAAAGGAGCGAGGGATTCAAGCACCTTCGTTCAGGAGGGAAGAAAAGAAGAAAATTGGATGGAGAGTACCCAGTACCAACATCCAAGGCTTCAATATTCAAGTTCCTCCCTTGAGTGCGGGAAGGGATTGAGTTACCGCTATAACGCTGTGTTGAGGTCGAAATTTTTAAGAGGAAACAATGTTTAAAAGATTGATCGGGCTTGCGGTGGCTACCATATTGTTGACATTCGGATTGATTGTCAATAGTGCAGCCGCAGTGGAACTAAGCGAAGCAGTGCGAACAGTACCGCTGAATGACCAAGGTGATACCACTGTGCTGAGCCTCAAACAAGTCCAAGAAGGTAAACGCTTATTTAACTTTGCTTGTGCGCAGTGTCACGCAGGAGGTGTAACCAAGACAAACCAAAACGTAGGGCTTGACCCTGAAACTCTTGCTTTAGCAACACCACCCCGCAACAATATCGAGGGACTTGTGGATTATATGCACAACCCCACCACCTACGATGGTGAAGAAGAAATTGCGGAGTTGCATCCTAGCACCAAGAGTGCAGATATTTACCCAGCAATGCGCAATCTTACCGAAGATGACTTAGAGGCGATCGCAGGTCATGTTCTGCTGCAACCAAAAATTGTTGGCGATCGCTGGGGTGGCGGCAAGATTTACTACTAAAATCTTGTCAAGCTAAACCCTACTAAAAGTCAGAAGCACAAAATTTAAACACTGTCAAGAAATAAGCAATCTTCATTCAGCTAACTTCAGCCTAAGAACTAATTGCTTGTGTGTCTTGTAGACAGTGAAGGTGAGGAGACAGGAGACAGAAAGAATTCAATCACAGTTTCTTGCTCCTGATCCTCTTTTACCTCGGTCGCATCTGATTATTTAGTCCCCAGCACTTTATTCTTCAGGTTTTAGTCTAAATAAATGTTAAGTACAAGCTGTGTGCGCCGTCTAGTTATACTTCTGGCTATCGTTGTCGTTTCATTGCTACAGATGACTCCCTCAGCGACTGCTGGGGCTATTGACCCTTATCTTGCTCGGTATTTACGTCTTACAGAACCAATTGCCCTTAAAGTTGACGAACAAGGCGCTACTCGCGAGTTTTCCCTCGAAGAAATATCCCAAGGCAAAGTGCTATTTGGAAACAACTGCTTAAACTGTCATGTAGGTGGTGCAACTCTTCCAGATCCGCAAACATCACTTGCCCTAGACAAGCTCAAAGGGGCAAACCCGCCAAGGGATAACGTCGGCAATCTCGTTGCTTTTCTCCGTCAACCAATGGTATACGATGGCTCAGAAGAAACGTACTGGTGTCGCCAAGTACCTGAATCTTGGATGTCTCAGGAGGAAGTGGAAAGCTTAGCCGCGTTTGTCCTTACAGCTGCACAGAAGGCTAGAGGATGGGGTTCAGAAAACTTTTAACTGCATTTTTCTGATTTTTTCGATAATAAAAAATGTATCTATGACAACTCGTCGTACTTGGTGTTTGTTTTTATTTAAAATTAAATAGCAACAATAAACCTCTTTGGAGAAAACTGAAACTATGAAATCTATTGCTGCAACTTTGCGGCGCTTCGGTACAGTTGTCTTAGCACTCGTACTCTTTGTCGGTAGCTTTGCGCTCTTTGCTCCTACAGCAGCAGCTGAAACTTACCAAGTTAAACTAGGTTCTGATAAAGGAATGTTAGTTTTCGATCCGGCAAAACTCACAATCAAGCCTGGCGACACAGTTGAATGGATAAACAACAAAGTACCTCCCCATAACGTTGTCTTCGATGCAGCCAATAATCCTACTAAGAGTGCAGATCTAGCGAAAGGTCTGTCTCACAAGCAGTTGCTCATGACTCCTGGTCAACAGGTCAAGACGTCCTTCCCAGAAGATGCACCCGCAGGTGACTACACCTACTACTGCGAACCCCACCGTGGTGCTGGCATGATTGGCAAAATTACCGTTGAAGGCTAATAATGCTGCTTGCGTGTTCAGTGGCATAACTTAACCTTGTGCAGAGCATCGCTGTTGATGCCTCAAGAGTTATAAAATAAACTCTTGGGGCATTTTGATTAGCTGAATCAAGCCTGACGAGGAAATTTGTCTTGAAAAAATTACTATCGCTTGTCGTGCTGGCGATCGCTATGTTGATTTTTGGCTCGACGCACGTCGCCATAGCAGGGGAAACAACCAACGGTGCCAGAATTTTTCAAAACTACTGTTGGGCGTGTCATATGGGCGGTGGTAACGTGATTATTGCCTACAAAACCTTGAAGTTACCAGCCCTAGAAAAATATAAGATGAACTCAATGGCTGCGATCGCTAACCAAGTCCGCAACGGTAAAAGCGCTATGCCCGCTTTTCGAGGTCGATTGAGCGATCGCGAAATTCAAGATGTTGCAGCCTATGTGTTGCTCAAAGCTGATACAGGATGGTAAGGAATCGCAGATGCCCTCCGACTGAAGTCGGGGCTACTCAAGCAAAGTTTTGAGTTTTGAATTTTGAGTTTTGAATTGAAGAAAATAACTCAACACTCATAACTCTGAATTGGTGGACTTTGTTT
This genomic interval carries:
- the petJ gene encoding cytochrome c6 PetJ, whose product is MKKLLSLVVLAIAMLIFGSTHVAIAGETTNGARIFQNYCWACHMGGGNVIIAYKTLKLPALEKYKMNSMAAIANQVRNGKSAMPAFRGRLSDREIQDVAAYVLLKADTGW
- the petE gene encoding plastocyanin, yielding MKSIAATLRRFGTVVLALVLFVGSFALFAPTAAAETYQVKLGSDKGMLVFDPAKLTIKPGDTVEWINNKVPPHNVVFDAANNPTKSADLAKGLSHKQLLMTPGQQVKTSFPEDAPAGDYTYYCEPHRGAGMIGKITVEG
- the hpsA gene encoding hormogonium polysaccharide biosynthesis protein HpsA, whose amino-acid sequence is MSTGKHNNAILSQLKQGQRLQPQRQWLLRSLIVMRQRTSTSGFVLPTVAMVSLVIVLLTTAILVRSFDRSRTASNLRVSEAALNAATPALDRARAKIDALLLDQTLPQVTPTDAELENALNRNSYTLGDETRLKLAQNITNRNQDNNLTTAWKFPVDTDGNGRFDSYTLYGIYFRSSTAEEARNPLQARTPPMQGELLGRECENLFNNSDRSLGDSGWYQSGEKLSKSFFIYTATVPITNPPNNNSYEAYRGNRSFYALEFQQDRNRVPLRNHAALFQNDLAITPDSSFRLNGRIATNGNLLVGSHNNETTRFYQVSSQYSCFYNEENGKITVGGNVGLGNAADTGDRTAINIDLFNGFANNPITTALDRNIKSTTTIGGEQVSYNDAAYNHRIALMKQTALDYHPNFERRNTINEIPPTVESVAAVRQYPPEVKAGFEAAIADSNNQRGSSLNAWDILGDQIETYLRNLTRRVPYAEVATSDRRSALEQYDFDDDGIDPNVFTRDTIEPLLEWREPTQTNTQLTLNQYNLPQTQPEKQQQEGKESFVGDRIAVGNNLPTFWKKTGNFFLGFNEKQLFANGVNWNNPNTQPRYRTTQTLPLPDKRILQRNGFWENAAAQQLSTTLTGAGGLRIITGAGIYDRAASFLPEPKLEEGVTQPPAFRTRSFSGDRNIVVWSDTLPMTGDAEASDKKGDLQMRATAVYHYIDSRYTGTDYIERTPTACISSYYDPTSATTARNLADLPDVSGVISGAQPANGRSNNGVVYPSPYNDIGAREAAINQFREQLNFQARLIFPNGRVVNQPLRDALVKIDDNRTRSLADNSAIDTAICAIRILDNSLSPVGNPIIPHGAIKEATFLDAREIKAIDKDKSLRNYDLELEKRQPLEVRVTDIDLGLLAETEIGNERNPQEYLLPNSGIIYASRDDALADLSDTSSEATLLSSNDFILDPTRRPNGIRLINGSNLARDENYREVEKGLTFVTNLPAYILGDFNLHQQPITRTPTEEFLERLTSNWTNFYTRNTNFDSNFACRKEQPGCGNNGDQWRPATIVSDAVTVLSNSFVDGFRNDGDYDLNNYIGNSVTTQRKKNGFVDNSFATSVNRQTDNRSRNSYLNNGVTPIQRRTNFPEYVMEICRKIPVSECKPNDWVVGYEGNKDLKAASLPEKAKAARLMAGTTARPALNPEDRRYPRRIAFQRNELGTLELSEFENVSTPIPIGINSADEVAFFPYNTYNSERPKSVNNALWFRTTSDPEQPDSAPSYQSDQPLAYTPNTQLISPSTPDIGAISLNLPENNPVSGYTICTMSGRYFKQYEFISGEALQVLPSECGTDARNQIQSVYEGLRNLNPDTDTTDDVVKVTPQGNYQPGQETIITANDSKSINIVDIGVERIPTNNTNATTIRLVGREDSIFIIRNTTGQLQFGTGGEDHHGVNIELVGVSPNNVFWVINGNLVTNQVADDKRHSLAGTFLNNNAGTPVLKNVEINGRLLGFQDDLPQKGENFTEGSKITAITSDEQPLLIPVLQVHSPNGSPGGSNLDRGSAELQDAWLQTPENDTTVNAVFVSGNSPSRPGEEPAGLQNFVRLLENWRNRTLNIKGSFIQLHHSAYATAPFAPILASKSTANDGSLSVFDYSFTQYRTNNGQFIGTLPYFATPNRQWRFDVALLSQSPDLFAQKFTQPQGTSANEFIREVNRDDPWIETLLCAAQGSGNNYTYAVDESDRPSNCPSLNAYRDTQTNLMP
- the psbV gene encoding photosystem II cytochrome c-550; the encoded protein is MFKRLIGLAVATILLTFGLIVNSAAAVELSEAVRTVPLNDQGDTTVLSLKQVQEGKRLFNFACAQCHAGGVTKTNQNVGLDPETLALATPPRNNIEGLVDYMHNPTTYDGEEEIAELHPSTKSADIYPAMRNLTEDDLEAIAGHVLLQPKIVGDRWGGGKIYY
- a CDS encoding pilus assembly FimT family protein, encoding MSNEQLDSGFTLIEVIVATLIIGILSAIVVPSWLGFVNRQRISAVNESILRTLQNAQQEARKQKISYSVSFRTNNQIPQIVIHPRGTTPSNTDWKSLAEELAINPQQILLGTNLDGDSIATTATTYAANTTQTITFDFRGNLPRDASFGTADKGLIVTVALPRANNSTEPMAGTRRCVVVRTLLGAMQTGREDQCNASS
- the psbV2 gene encoding photosystem II cytochrome PsbV2 — protein: MRRLVILLAIVVVSLLQMTPSATAGAIDPYLARYLRLTEPIALKVDEQGATREFSLEEISQGKVLFGNNCLNCHVGGATLPDPQTSLALDKLKGANPPRDNVGNLVAFLRQPMVYDGSEETYWCRQVPESWMSQEEVESLAAFVLTAAQKARGWGSENF
- a CDS encoding translation initiation factor IF-2, with amino-acid sequence MSIAELATDYNLTVEEVFFLCERLGIAYKSSKTRLPLEDAKAIISHAIEKNNSDSQEEAAS
- the hpsC gene encoding hormogonium polysaccharide secretion pseudopilin HpsC, producing MINSLQLLRYIHTKPNRGFTLIELLVGIVLAGLVITPLMTFMLNILATQRQEEAKANTEQEIQSTINYITQDLRQAIYIYDADGLNNTSTDISPGIRNQIPPLTPAPGCDTDANCTPVLVFWKREFKPEVFSQCTSKSINCLANPRLNDTFVYSLVAYYLVENQADGTNSTTARIARFQINDGVKDPRNSNSYIEPPDDGFQFFNLRVPGATLKDKMNRWQKANQNYTNSVATLVDFIDTSTSTKQNCPDNTQQVPAVASGFYACVDSINTTAQVHLRGNAIARIRNEATCDRTSGYCPSVSVQVQGRGLLSRN
- the hpsB gene encoding hormogonium polysaccharide secretion pseudopilin HpsB, giving the protein MIPRSQDGFTIVDALVAIVVVGILMSAIAPVMVLSVGNRVQARRVELATQAAKTYLDGIRNGTIPPPNHTVVLNEVDSTSATRQFNAQRVTFTDAAVPPASGLTNCTPTTPNYPYCPNSPNLSLYCIDFDEAAGCSSDSIRDFVVQAFRSATPTSTDATKGYLLGVRVYRADAFSDSTPLVKSDVDTRRTQATFTGGSGDRKAPLMEITTEISTSETRLQDLCDRLGGCQL